TAGATTTTTTAAATGACCAATTTTGATCAAATAGGGTCTTTGGAATTCGTAAGAGTTTGGCTCACGGTACAACTATTTTCTCGTCTATAAGCACCATGCCGTTCATTAAATCCCCTTGGAGTCCACGAACCTCCGTAGCAAAGTAGTCTAAGGTGACGCCAATGAAAAAAACGGCTTCGCCGCTCTGAATGTTGAGCTTCTTACAAGCGACAAATTCTATTGAGGGAACTGTGGGACGCTATTTGGTCAAATAGCAGGGATGCTAGGATGGTAGCGGAACTACAGGGTCCTATTTCCGCGAAAATCGCTGAATTTCTCATGAAACAGCAAAATAGCGCCCTGTAGTTCCCTTAACCTCGCGATATGGGCACTTTTTTGCTAGAATAACGGATTGAGGTTCCCTTATCTCCTGCGAGGCCACTGGGTAACGGGCAGCGATCAACTCCAAATATATTCTTTTAAAAAAGCCTCTTAACCGAGGTTTTCGGTTAAGAGGCTTTCATTTAAGTCAAATAAATGTGTGGATTTTGTTTTTGACACTCTTCGATAACCAACAACTGCTGGCGTACCTGCTGCGGTGTAATTTCAAGATCAGCCCCTTGTGTCAGCGCCCGATGGAGCATGAGGTATAATTGCTCCGTCATATGACTCATCGTATCGCGGTCTTCGGCAAGTACAAGATTCCAGCTGTCTGCATGCCAAGTTAGTGTTTCGCTGCAATAAGCAGGCAAACCATTCGCGTTCACCAGCGGCTCCTTAATAAGCTTCTGCTCCGGCGCTTCCTCCGGCACAAAGTATTTCCATTCCAGTTCCTGGCCTGTCCCTTTCAGCCCGCCGTTCGTGCCTTGGATGTGAAAGGTTTCACGCGGGTACGCACACGTCGAAGAAATTTCCAGATCAATCGTCGGACGCCCCGCTCCACGCATGATCAGCTTCACATAATCTTCCGCATCTCCGAAAGTGTTGGCCCGATCCATGATACATGTAATGAATGGCATGGTGTCTGTCCCAAACAATTGCAACGCTTGATCAAGGGGATGAGGCCCCGTATTCATTAAGCTTCCGCCATTGTTGCTTTGCAGTGTTTGCCAATCCCACCTGCGGGCGAAGTTGTTCAACGTGAAATTAATCTGTACAATCCTTCCTAAGACGCCCGACTCAATCACTTTGCGAATTTGCACAAAGGCTGGCTGGTAACGGGATTGCTGGAAGACAGCCAATATTTTCCCATTTCGCTCAGAAGCCTCTATCAATTGGTCTACTTCTTCGGCAGTTTTGGCAAGCGGCTTTTCGCAAAGCACGTGGAATCCCCGATTCAGCAAGGCAAGGGAAATCGAGAAATGCTGGTGGCTCACTGAGGCATTAACAACCAGATCAAGCTCCTCATGTTCTACCATTTCCTCCCAAGTGGAGTAGGCGGCACAGCCATATTCTTGGCGAGCGAGTGCTTGACGCTCAGGAATGGCATCAGCAACGGCGACAATCTTGTAGTATTCCGTAATTTGGGCCAGCAAATTTCCATGGATATCGCGACCACTGCGCCCTTGTCCAATAATGCCAATTTTCAATTGTGGATGGCTCATATGTAAAGACCTCTATTCTAATCAGATTTATAAGAAATTACGAAATGTTTTCTTATACTCGGTCGGCGTGATCCCTGTTCGCTTCTTAAAGGTGCGAATAAAATGGCTCAAATGATGGAAACCAACCTGAAAACCAATCTGCGTGATCGTATGCGCATCTCGGCGTATAAGCTCCATAGCCCGCTCGATACGGACTTCATTGACGAAATCGATAAACGTCTGCCCCGTTTCCTTCTTGAATACATGACTGAAATAAGCCGGTGCCATATTGGCAAGAAAAGCTCCATGCTCGAGTGGGATGTCTTGACTATAGTTGTCATTGATATAGCGTTTCACTTCATCAATTGGTTGCTGCTCGACAAGTGTCGGTTGTTTGGCCGGCTTTCGTTTAGCCTTGCGACACTCACGGTCGAATAAGATGAGCAGCTTGGCCAGCGTTATCCGGATCGCATACTGATAGCCGAGCTCCCTATGCTCAAACTCATCTTGCATATCTTGCAGGAGATGCTCGAACAATATTTGCTTGTTTTTCCCAATATGCAGCCACGGTTGTGGGACTGCAGCGCTCTCGACGTTATCCTCAGAAGGGTACAGCAGCGGCCCCAAGGTACCTGAAAAAGGTTTTAGTTGCTCGGATATAAGAAACGGCAGAAAATCAATTAGCACCAATTCAAACGCTTTGTCTTCGATAGCACGGAAACTGTGCTCAAGACCCGGAGCAATAAGGAAGACGTCCCCCCGGCTTACGGTCAACGATTTACCGCGCAACTGGTGATTGCATACGCCATTAAGCACATAAGCGATTTGAACGTAATCGTGAATATGCATAGGCTGCTTCAATAGCTGGCTCGAGTAGCGAAATATTTTGAAAGGAAAGTCCTGATTCAATTGGGACTTGCTTTGCAAATAGGACATGCCATTCCCTTTATCCATATTCCGACCACCTTCCCTGAGCTAATTGACTACCCAAGCATATGTTATGCATGTTCCCAAGACAACATTTTTTTGACTACTTGAAAATCATGCGCAAGCCGTTCGTAGGCAGGAAACGGCGCATGACATTCCAGTGTTATCCATCCGTTATAACCGACTTCTTTCAGGGCATCGAACATGGGCTGATGATCGGCTGCCCCTTCGCCCAAGCGACTTTGCAGAAACCCCTCTTCTCCGCGATGCGTCAGGTTAAGGAAAGTGCCCGGCGCACCAACCTCCGCCACACGAATCTCATCTTTGACATGGACATGGAACAAGTGCTTGCCTAGATTGACGATGGAATCCCTGCCATAATCCGTCTCCGTAATATACATATTACCCGCGTCATGAATCACCCCAACATGGTCATGCTCAATCAGATCCAGCAGCTTCAAGCTGCTGTCTACGGTTTCTACAAGCGACTGATTGTGGATTTCCAGCACGAGTTTTATCTGATAGGCTTGTGCCGCCTCAGCGCATTTATTCAGCCAGTGAGCCGCTTTGGCATAATGGTAGTCGTGCGCCATGAACGCATTCGGCCCTCCCGGTGCTACCCGAATCATCGATGATCCCAGTTCTCCACCCATGTCCAACAAACGATTAAAATCGCCAAATGCTTCCTCACACTCTTGATCACTAGCTGTCGAGAAGCCGCCCATATAGCCGGCAAGCACCGGAATTTCCAGCCCCAAATCCGCTGCTAGCGTCTTGATTTCCTGGATCCGCGGAGCACTCGTTGTGGGTGAGAGATGTGGCTCGCGAGCAGCTATCTCGATCCCATCCATGCCCAGCTGTTGGGTCAGCTTCATCGCTTCTTGAATACTGTGTGAAATAAAAACACCGCTAAATGCTGCAAATTTCAATGATGGCTCCTCCTAGTGATGAAGTGAATTCCGCTTGAATACACGTTCACCTGATTTGTACGTTTGTTCCACGCGAAGACGGTTTCCTTCTTTACTGAGCAAGACGAAGTCAGCAGGCGCGCCGGGCGACAAACCTGCCGCTGAAATTAAGTTCATACAACTCGCGGGTCCGAGAGAGGCCATATTCCATGCGTCTGTCAAGCTTGCGATTCCCCGATTCAGCAGGTGCTCAATTCCCCAAAGCTGCATTTGCGCGGAACCAGCCAACAACTGCTCATTCTCTGCCATATGCAGCTTTCCCTCAGGGGTGAGTACAACGTTACCACCAATATGAGAGGTGTACGCGCCTGGCGCCAATCCGCTGATTGAAACTGCGTCACTGACAAGCATAGCCTTGTTTCCCTTTACTTTAAGCACTACCTTTAAGACTTGATCAGGCAAGTGAAAGCCGTCAGCGATCAGGCAACACCACAAGGACTCCTGCGCTAGCTGCTCCCAGATATAATTGGGATGACGCGGCAGGGATAGCTGTGCACCGTTCCCCAAGTGGGTAGACATGCGCGCTCCGCATGCGACCGCTTCCTGAATTTGTTCCGATGCTGCAGACGTATGTCCGATCGACACCGTAACGCCGCTTTCCGAGCATCGACGGATAAAATCACCGCTCCCCGGCCATTCCGGGGACAGGGTGAGAAGGCGAATCCTTCCTCCGGCAGCTTCCTGCCAACGGCAGAACAGCTCCCACTCCGGCGCCCTGACATACCCCAGGTTATGCGCCCCTCTTGCGCCGTCATGCGGAGAAATGAAGGGACCCTCCAGATGAATGCCTGCGATGCCGGCAGCAGCAACCGGGTCTTCCTCACAGGCGCGAGCTATCGTTTTCAGCCCCTGCGTAATAGCTTCATCGCTGTTCGTTATCAGCGTTGGATAGCTGGCTGTTACACCTTCTCGCCAGAGCATTCGGATCACCTTGCCGACCATATCTTCAGGCATCGAACCTAGGTTGAAATCACAGCCTGCATAGCCATTAATTTGCAAGTCGATCAAGCCTGGTGCGACTATCGCCAGTTCGGATTTCTCATGCTCCTGCAGATGGACCGGTTCTATCGACTTGATGAATCCGTTCTCAATTCCCATCACAACGGGCTGCTCGGTCGCATAATGGATGGCTTTCACTTGCGTCTTAGACAGGCCCATAAGCGTCACGATCCACATATAAGGTGCAGTCCGAGTGGTTCCTTAGTATCGTCGAAGGACATTCCGTGGAAATAGATCCACTCAATGTTCGCTTAACCGCTTGATGCTTCGTCCTGCCTGGAACGATACAAAATAGATGAGCGCCAGCGAGAAGAGCAGGAATCGTAAGGGTCAAGGCATGCGTTGGGACATCTGCAAATGAAGGGAAACAACCATCATTTACCTGCTGCTGACGGCATGCGTCGTCCAGTTCAACCTTTTTGATCAGCAAAGGATCATTGAAATCAGCTACTGGCGGGTCATTAAAAGCAATATGTCCATTCTCCCCGATGCCCAGACAGACGATATCAATGGGAGCTTCCTGAATCAGTTCGCTGTAGCGAAGGCATTCTGCCGCGCTCGAATTTGAGCTGTCAATTAAATGAACCCTACCCGGATTAACTCGTTCAAAGAGGCTTTTGTTCAAAAAATAGCTAAAGGTTTGCGGACTATTTTTCGGTAATCCGATATATTCATCCATATGAAAAGCTGTGATGCGCGACCAATCCATCGTGTTGTCCGCCGCCAAATGGCCTAGCAGTTCATTCTGTGACGGTGCAGCAGCAAAAATCATCCGAATCGATGGTTTGACAAGCAGCAGCTCTTTGATTTTGGCGGCAACGTCAGTTCCTGCAGCAGCCCCCATGACATGACGATCTTGATAAACTTGCACCTTCAATGCATCCACGGCGTGCTTCGCAGCCTGCTGTTGCTTACTCATTGTGTTCCCTCCCCGTTTTGTATTTGCGCGCCTAATGCCGCACTCTCATAGATCATTTCAACCAGCTGCAGCGCCTTCCAGCCATCTTCTCCGGTTACCAACGGTTCCCCCCCGGTTTCAATCGCTGCGATTACATCAATGAATTGACTTTGATGAAAATCGGAAACGATGCTTCGCGGATCTGAGATGCCGCCATACATGTGGCTTTGTGTCCAATGGGGCTCACTCCAGCCTGGTACCGACCAATGAACAATGGAAGATCCTTCCAACTTAATTGTCCCCTTGTCTCCGTACAGATTCATGGTAGCTGCGAATCCCGGCTGAATGCTGGTAGATGCCATGATGGTTCCGAATGCGCCATTCTTGAATTGCAGCAAAGCAAGTCCCAGATCTTCTGCTTCCATTTGATGCGTTTGTGTTGCTATCTTGCCGAATACGCTCTGAATCTCTCCTGCAAACCACAATAATAGATCCAGCCCATGAATGCCTTGATTCATCAAAACACCGCCATCTTCATTGCGGGTACCGCGCCAATCAGCGCTTTCATAATAAGCTTGGGAACGAAAGAACGGAATCGACAATTCTGCCAAAAGCAGTTTACCTAAGCTTCCCTCATCAAGCACGCGTTTTATCGCCTGATTCTGCGCCTCAAATCGCCTCTGCGAGATGACGGAGAGGATAACGCCGCGTTCTTTTGCTGTACGTACGAGTTCCATTGCCTCTTGCGAACTCATCGCAATGGGCTTTTCGATAATGAGATGCTTGCCGGCATTCAGCACATCAAGTCCAATGCGGGCATGACTGCCGCTGGAGGTCGTCACACAGACGATATCGACATCCGCCCGGCTCAACAGCTCATGATAGTCCGTCGTCCAGGCACAACTCTCTTGTTCGGCATTTTTTTGCGCTTTCGCTTCGTTGCGGCTCGACACGCATGTAAGCTCAGCTTCCTCCATCTGGCGGATCGCCTCGATATGAAAATCTGCGACTGAGCCGCAGCCAATAATTCCGAATCTCCATTTCGTCACGGGCTACACCTCGCTCATTAGAACACGAAGTGCTTGCAGGGACATCAAGGTACCCATCATCTGATTGCCCCCGACTGGCACATAATGTGTCTCAATCGTAAAAAGTCCATTATAA
Above is a genomic segment from Paenibacillus sp. HWE-109 containing:
- a CDS encoding Gfo/Idh/MocA family protein, with the protein product MSHPQLKIGIIGQGRSGRDIHGNLLAQITEYYKIVAVADAIPERQALARQEYGCAAYSTWEEMVEHEELDLVVNASVSHQHFSISLALLNRGFHVLCEKPLAKTAEEVDQLIEASERNGKILAVFQQSRYQPAFVQIRKVIESGVLGRIVQINFTLNNFARRWDWQTLQSNNGGSLMNTGPHPLDQALQLFGTDTMPFITCIMDRANTFGDAEDYVKLIMRGAGRPTIDLEISSTCAYPRETFHIQGTNGGLKGTGQELEWKYFVPEEAPEQKLIKEPLVNANGLPAYCSETLTWHADSWNLVLAEDRDTMSHMTEQLYLMLHRALTQGADLEITPQQVRQQLLVIEECQKQNPHIYLT
- a CDS encoding sugar phosphate isomerase/epimerase family protein, whose protein sequence is MKFAAFSGVFISHSIQEAMKLTQQLGMDGIEIAAREPHLSPTTSAPRIQEIKTLAADLGLEIPVLAGYMGGFSTASDQECEEAFGDFNRLLDMGGELGSSMIRVAPGGPNAFMAHDYHYAKAAHWLNKCAEAAQAYQIKLVLEIHNQSLVETVDSSLKLLDLIEHDHVGVIHDAGNMYITETDYGRDSIVNLGKHLFHVHVKDEIRVAEVGAPGTFLNLTHRGEEGFLQSRLGEGAADHQPMFDALKEVGYNGWITLECHAPFPAYERLAHDFQVVKKMLSWEHA
- a CDS encoding glucosamine-6-phosphate deaminase; this translates as MSKQQQAAKHAVDALKVQVYQDRHVMGAAAGTDVAAKIKELLLVKPSIRMIFAAAPSQNELLGHLAADNTMDWSRITAFHMDEYIGLPKNSPQTFSYFLNKSLFERVNPGRVHLIDSSNSSAAECLRYSELIQEAPIDIVCLGIGENGHIAFNDPPVADFNDPLLIKKVELDDACRQQQVNDGCFPSFADVPTHALTLTIPALLAGAHLFCIVPGRTKHQAVKRTLSGSISTECPSTILRNHSDCTLYVDRDAYGPV
- a CDS encoding AraC family transcriptional regulator yields the protein MDKGNGMSYLQSKSQLNQDFPFKIFRYSSQLLKQPMHIHDYVQIAYVLNGVCNHQLRGKSLTVSRGDVFLIAPGLEHSFRAIEDKAFELVLIDFLPFLISEQLKPFSGTLGPLLYPSEDNVESAAVPQPWLHIGKNKQILFEHLLQDMQDEFEHRELGYQYAIRITLAKLLILFDRECRKAKRKPAKQPTLVEQQPIDEVKRYINDNYSQDIPLEHGAFLANMAPAYFSHVFKKETGQTFIDFVNEVRIERAMELIRRDAHTITQIGFQVGFHHLSHFIRTFKKRTGITPTEYKKTFRNFL
- a CDS encoding N-acetylglucosamine-6-phosphate deacetylase, with product MGLSKTQVKAIHYATEQPVVMGIENGFIKSIEPVHLQEHEKSELAIVAPGLIDLQINGYAGCDFNLGSMPEDMVGKVIRMLWREGVTASYPTLITNSDEAITQGLKTIARACEEDPVAAAGIAGIHLEGPFISPHDGARGAHNLGYVRAPEWELFCRWQEAAGGRIRLLTLSPEWPGSGDFIRRCSESGVTVSIGHTSAASEQIQEAVACGARMSTHLGNGAQLSLPRHPNYIWEQLAQESLWCCLIADGFHLPDQVLKVVLKVKGNKAMLVSDAVSISGLAPGAYTSHIGGNVVLTPEGKLHMAENEQLLAGSAQMQLWGIEHLLNRGIASLTDAWNMASLGPASCMNLISAAGLSPGAPADFVLLSKEGNRLRVEQTYKSGERVFKRNSLHH
- a CDS encoding Gfo/Idh/MocA family protein, translating into MTKWRFGIIGCGSVADFHIEAIRQMEEAELTCVSSRNEAKAQKNAEQESCAWTTDYHELLSRADVDIVCVTTSSGSHARIGLDVLNAGKHLIIEKPIAMSSQEAMELVRTAKERGVILSVISQRRFEAQNQAIKRVLDEGSLGKLLLAELSIPFFRSQAYYESADWRGTRNEDGGVLMNQGIHGLDLLLWFAGEIQSVFGKIATQTHQMEAEDLGLALLQFKNGAFGTIMASTSIQPGFAATMNLYGDKGTIKLEGSSIVHWSVPGWSEPHWTQSHMYGGISDPRSIVSDFHQSQFIDVIAAIETGGEPLVTGEDGWKALQLVEMIYESAALGAQIQNGEGTQ